Proteins encoded together in one Chitinophaga sp. LS1 window:
- a CDS encoding Gfo/Idh/MocA family protein has product MKKQHLHRRTFLKNTMAAGVGLTLLDTPSRLFANVKKEKVRMGLIGVGARGQGHLELCLNRTDVEVVAIADPDTNWAIPGARKLIDKIYGSKRKVAEYTNGPEDFHNLLKRDDIDAVIIATPWEWHTPQAVAAMKAGKTPAVEVCGATDVGECWQLVNVSEETGVPVFAMENVSYRRDIMAVLNMVRQGLFGELTHLQGGYQHDLRKVKFNDGKQIYGGGVEFGEKGLSEAHWRTNHSVHRNGDLYPTHGLWPVANMINVNRGNRLLSLTSVATKSRGLHKYIVDNSSESHPNAKVQFNLGDIVTTLIRTSNGETIMLSHDTNSPRPYSLNFRVQGTNGLWMDDKASVYVEGKSPYDEWEKAGEPEDGGSYMGKYDHPLWKRYTKSSAGAGHGGMDWYVINSFVESIKRGAPYAQDVYDLATMYAITPLSEASVAEGGSVQYIPDFTRGQWINRKPIFALDDQY; this is encoded by the coding sequence AGAAAAAGTCAGAATGGGCCTCATTGGCGTTGGTGCCAGGGGACAAGGCCACTTAGAGTTATGCTTAAACCGTACAGACGTAGAAGTAGTCGCTATTGCCGATCCTGACACTAACTGGGCAATTCCGGGAGCAAGAAAACTGATTGACAAGATCTACGGCAGTAAAAGGAAAGTAGCAGAGTACACAAACGGACCTGAAGATTTTCACAACTTACTTAAGAGAGATGACATCGATGCAGTGATCATCGCCACTCCATGGGAATGGCATACACCACAGGCAGTAGCTGCTATGAAAGCGGGTAAAACACCTGCAGTAGAAGTATGTGGCGCGACTGATGTTGGAGAATGTTGGCAACTCGTGAATGTGAGCGAAGAAACAGGCGTGCCTGTATTCGCCATGGAAAATGTAAGCTATCGTCGCGATATCATGGCGGTGCTGAACATGGTGAGACAAGGTCTCTTTGGAGAACTGACTCACCTGCAGGGAGGCTACCAACATGATCTGCGGAAAGTAAAGTTCAATGATGGGAAGCAGATTTATGGCGGTGGTGTCGAGTTTGGTGAGAAAGGACTTTCCGAAGCACACTGGCGTACTAATCACAGCGTACATCGTAATGGCGACCTCTATCCTACGCATGGTCTGTGGCCGGTAGCGAATATGATCAATGTGAACAGAGGAAATCGTCTGCTCTCTCTCACATCGGTAGCTACCAAATCACGTGGTCTGCATAAATATATTGTTGACAATAGCAGCGAGAGCCATCCAAATGCAAAGGTGCAATTCAATCTTGGTGATATTGTTACTACTTTGATCCGCACCAGCAATGGAGAAACCATCATGTTGTCTCATGATACGAATTCACCTCGTCCTTATTCACTGAACTTCCGTGTACAGGGTACAAATGGTTTGTGGATGGATGATAAAGCAAGTGTGTATGTGGAAGGCAAGAGCCCTTATGATGAGTGGGAAAAAGCAGGTGAGCCGGAAGATGGAGGCAGCTATATGGGTAAATATGATCACCCGCTGTGGAAGAGATATACCAAGAGTTCTGCAGGTGCAGGACATGGAGGAATGGATTGGTATGTGATTAATAGTTTTGTAGAAAGTATAAAGAGAGGGGCGCCTTATGCACAGGATGTGTATGACCTGGCTACGATGTATGCGATAACGCCATTGAGCGAAGCATCGGTAGCAGAGGGAGGGAGTGTACAGTACATACCTGATTTCACGAGAGGGCAATGGATCAATCGAAAACCGATCTTTGCGCTGGATGATCAGTATTAA
- a CDS encoding sugar MFS transporter, which produces MGNSATSIKEPLPMQPQQQANYGKAMGIIGTLFFIFGFVTWLNSVLIPFLKQACEISDFEVFFVTFAFYISYLVMAIPSSAILKKIGFTKGMSLGLLIMAVGSLIFIPAAYARSFPLFLLGLFAQGTGLTLLQAASNPYVTILGPIEKAAQRISIMGICNKVAGMIGIFVLVQLLFSDATELSAKINTLTGAAREAELQALAQRVVVPYLVMTVVLLALAFMVRKSELPEINTEEEDTAADEAGVKKGIPPHLLLGVVCIFAYVGVEVLAIDSLALYGEYSGLEKMVATNLGIYSLIALTIGYLSGIVLIPKVISQKTGLIICASLALILSIGALATHGWTSIICIILLSLSHALMWPGIWPLAMNKAGKYTKIGAAFMVMAICGGAILPLIYGAIAKGSDRHIAYVVMLPCYLYILYYGLSGHKVGLKKA; this is translated from the coding sequence ATGGGGAACTCCGCTACATCTATTAAAGAGCCTTTACCTATGCAACCACAACAGCAGGCCAACTATGGCAAAGCTATGGGGATCATCGGCACTTTATTTTTCATTTTTGGATTTGTGACCTGGTTGAACAGCGTGCTGATCCCTTTTTTGAAGCAGGCCTGTGAAATATCAGACTTCGAGGTGTTTTTCGTCACCTTTGCCTTCTACATTAGTTACCTGGTGATGGCAATTCCGTCATCTGCCATCCTGAAGAAGATCGGTTTTACAAAAGGGATGTCTCTCGGTCTGCTCATCATGGCTGTAGGTTCCCTGATCTTTATTCCTGCTGCTTACGCACGTAGTTTTCCATTATTCCTGTTAGGATTATTTGCACAAGGTACTGGTCTGACGCTGCTGCAGGCGGCTTCTAACCCGTATGTGACGATCCTTGGACCAATTGAAAAAGCGGCACAGCGTATCAGTATTATGGGTATCTGTAACAAGGTAGCGGGTATGATCGGCATTTTCGTACTGGTACAGTTGTTATTCAGTGATGCGACTGAATTGTCTGCAAAGATCAACACCCTGACTGGTGCTGCAAGAGAAGCAGAACTGCAGGCGCTGGCACAGCGTGTGGTTGTACCTTACCTGGTGATGACGGTGGTATTGCTGGCACTTGCTTTCATGGTAAGAAAATCAGAGCTGCCTGAAATCAATACGGAAGAAGAGGATACTGCTGCTGACGAAGCGGGTGTTAAGAAAGGTATTCCTCCGCATTTGCTGCTTGGTGTAGTATGTATCTTTGCTTATGTGGGTGTGGAAGTATTAGCGATCGACTCACTGGCATTGTATGGTGAATATAGCGGCCTGGAAAAGATGGTAGCGACGAACCTGGGTATTTATAGCCTGATTGCGCTGACGATTGGTTACCTCTCCGGTATCGTGCTGATTCCAAAAGTAATTTCTCAAAAAACTGGTCTGATCATTTGTGCATCACTGGCGCTGATCCTCTCCATAGGTGCGTTGGCTACACATGGCTGGACTTCTATTATCTGCATCATTCTGCTTAGCTTATCACATGCACTTATGTGGCCTGGTATCTGGCCGCTGGCAATGAACAAAGCAGGTAAATATACCAAGATCGGTGCGGCTTTCATGGTGATGGCGATTTGTGGTGGTGCGATCCTGCCATTGATCTATGGTGCGATTGCAAAGGGTTCTGACAGGCATATTGCTTATGTGGTAATGCTGCCTTGCTATTTGTATATTTTGTATTATGGTCTGAGTGGTCATAAGGTTGGATTGAAGAAAGCGTAA
- a CDS encoding MFS transporter has protein sequence MVQQTKQSTHPSFFVLILVFFFWGFVAASNSIFIPFCKSHFHLNQLESQLIDFSFYGAYFIGSLLLYFLSALRGVDILNKIGYQKGIIYGLLISVVGAVALIAAVNIGSGMANTTYAFYLILGAFFIVALGFSLQQTAANPFAFLLGDPAKGAHRLNLAGGINSLGTTIGPLIVSILLFGTAKGSASADTDISKINTLYILLIVLFLVAAVIFWFSKMPKETSDEPFEQSPKASKTLAAITALFVLIMVGLGQENKLPFFVIGIVGILAVLFYAKISSQKGADLTLQKGGEGWGAMKYPQLVLGMIAIFVYVGVEVTIASNMGGLLETKGFLTENGLTTAEIDPYVSLFWGSMMIGRWTGAISVFNVSERMRKILCVIVPFFAYGLVLGANYLKGTDVSVLYPYAGILVIQIIGFFAGQDKPAQTLMIFAILGIAANAIGLMTTGYVSLFSFISGGLFCSVMWPCIFALSIAGLGKYTAQGSSFLILMILGGSLIPPVQGGLGDDPNIGTHYSYIIPVICFAYLAFFAFRVKTILKSQGIDYESAISGGH, from the coding sequence ATGGTTCAACAAACAAAGCAAAGTACACATCCCTCTTTCTTTGTACTGATACTTGTATTTTTTTTCTGGGGTTTTGTTGCTGCTTCGAACAGCATATTCATCCCCTTCTGTAAGTCACATTTCCACTTGAATCAGCTGGAATCTCAGCTGATTGACTTCTCGTTCTATGGTGCTTACTTTATCGGCTCCCTGCTGCTGTACTTCCTGTCAGCACTCAGAGGCGTTGATATTCTCAACAAGATCGGTTATCAGAAAGGTATCATCTACGGCCTCCTCATTTCTGTCGTAGGTGCTGTGGCGCTCATTGCCGCAGTTAACATTGGTAGCGGTATGGCTAACACCACCTATGCCTTTTATCTCATTCTGGGCGCATTCTTCATCGTTGCCCTCGGATTCTCGTTACAGCAAACCGCTGCAAACCCTTTTGCCTTCCTCCTGGGAGATCCTGCAAAAGGCGCTCACCGCCTGAACCTGGCTGGTGGTATCAATTCACTTGGTACAACCATCGGTCCACTCATCGTGAGTATTTTGCTCTTCGGTACTGCCAAAGGTTCGGCAAGCGCTGATACTGACATCAGTAAGATCAACACTCTTTACATCCTGCTGATTGTTTTGTTCCTCGTTGCAGCAGTTATCTTCTGGTTCTCGAAAATGCCAAAAGAAACTTCGGACGAGCCTTTTGAGCAATCACCTAAAGCAAGTAAAACACTGGCCGCCATCACCGCATTGTTCGTGCTCATCATGGTGGGTCTGGGCCAGGAGAATAAACTGCCATTCTTCGTGATCGGTATCGTGGGTATCCTCGCAGTCCTCTTCTATGCGAAGATCTCTTCGCAGAAAGGTGCAGATCTCACCTTACAGAAAGGTGGAGAAGGCTGGGGTGCTATGAAATACCCACAGCTGGTACTGGGCATGATCGCCATCTTCGTATATGTAGGCGTGGAAGTTACCATCGCCAGCAATATGGGTGGCCTGCTCGAAACCAAAGGCTTCCTCACTGAAAACGGGCTGACCACCGCCGAAATCGATCCTTATGTATCCCTCTTCTGGGGTAGTATGATGATCGGTCGCTGGACAGGCGCCATCTCCGTATTCAATGTGTCTGAAAGAATGCGCAAAATTCTCTGCGTAATCGTGCCATTTTTCGCTTATGGCCTCGTTTTGGGTGCCAACTATCTGAAAGGTACTGACGTAAGCGTATTGTACCCGTATGCAGGCATTCTGGTGATCCAGATCATAGGTTTCTTTGCTGGTCAGGACAAACCTGCACAAACACTTATGATCTTCGCCATACTCGGTATCGCTGCCAATGCAATTGGTCTGATGACTACCGGTTATGTTTCTCTCTTCAGTTTCATCAGCGGCGGTTTATTCTGCTCCGTTATGTGGCCTTGTATCTTCGCACTTTCCATCGCTGGTCTGGGCAAGTACACTGCACAGGGATCTTCTTTCCTGATCCTGATGATCCTCGGCGGTTCACTCATACCTCCTGTACAGGGTGGTCTTGGAGATGATCCAAACATAGGAACGCATTATTCTTATATAATCCCAGTTATATGCTTTGCATATCTGGCATTCTTTGCATTCAGAGTTAAAACTATTTTAAAATCACAGGGAATAGATTATGAGTCAGCAATTAGCGGTGGGCATTGA
- a CDS encoding ROK family protein: MSQQLAVGIDIGGTNTKFGIVDRRGNILCDGRMLTNQHEDVDAFLDELHGHLSVLIEQVGGMDNIRGIGVGAPNGNFYTGNIEYAPNLRWKGVVPLSKLLEAKFGVPAVLTNDANAAALGEFMYGAARSMRDFIVITLGTGVGSGIVANGQLIYGHDGFAGELGHCIVIPGGRFHPGTKAHGSLEAYASATGVTNTALEFLETRPNTQSLLREFKKEEVNSKVIYEAAMKGDPLAMEVYEFTGKVLGEALANFVMFSSPEAIVLFGGLTKAGDLLMKPVREHMEKNLLPIFQNKVKLVFSELKESDAAILGASALAWEMKD, from the coding sequence ATGAGTCAGCAATTAGCGGTGGGCATTGATATTGGAGGAACCAATACTAAGTTTGGCATAGTAGATCGCAGAGGTAATATTCTGTGTGATGGTCGTATGCTAACGAACCAACACGAAGACGTAGACGCTTTCCTGGACGAATTGCACGGACATCTGTCCGTACTGATCGAACAGGTTGGAGGCATGGACAACATCAGAGGAATTGGCGTAGGAGCTCCTAACGGAAACTTTTATACCGGAAATATTGAATACGCTCCAAACCTTCGCTGGAAGGGAGTAGTTCCATTATCGAAATTGCTGGAAGCTAAATTTGGTGTCCCTGCTGTTTTAACAAATGACGCAAATGCAGCTGCACTGGGTGAATTCATGTACGGTGCTGCCAGGAGTATGAGAGACTTTATCGTTATTACCCTGGGTACAGGTGTAGGTAGCGGTATCGTGGCAAATGGTCAGCTGATCTATGGTCACGACGGTTTTGCTGGCGAACTGGGTCACTGTATCGTGATTCCTGGTGGTCGTTTCCACCCCGGAACCAAGGCACATGGCTCACTCGAAGCATACGCTTCTGCTACTGGTGTGACCAATACTGCACTGGAATTCCTGGAAACACGTCCGAATACACAAAGTCTGTTGCGTGAATTCAAAAAAGAAGAAGTAAATTCAAAAGTAATTTATGAAGCTGCCATGAAGGGCGATCCCCTGGCCATGGAAGTGTATGAGTTCACCGGTAAAGTGCTGGGTGAGGCATTAGCGAACTTCGTCATGTTCTCCAGCCCTGAAGCCATCGTACTGTTCGGTGGTCTGACCAAAGCCGGCGATCTGTTAATGAAACCAGTTCGTGAGCATATGGAAAAGAACCTGCTGCCTATCTTCCAGAATAAGGTAAAGCTGGTATTCTCCGAACTGAAAGAAAGCGATGCTGCTATATTAGGTGCGAGCGCACTGGCATGGGAGATGAAAGATTAA
- a CDS encoding N(4)-(beta-N-acetylglucosaminyl)-L-asparaginase: MQDRRHFLKAAALGAAALSLDGVKSAHAAPFVKKDRTTKPIVLSTWDFGRAANLAAWEILKNGGRALDAVEAGVKIPEADPNNHTVGFSGYPDRDGRVTLDACIMDEKGNCGSVASLEHIVHAISVARAVMEKTPHVMLVGDGALQFALSQGFKKENLLTPESEKAWKEWLKKSEYKPLMNIENSSYGQGNNPTTFSPRMLPGNQYNHDTIGLVAIDTNGDLSGACTTSGMAYKLHGRVGDSPIIGAGLYVDNEIGAATSTGVGEEVIRIVGSHLVVELMRQGYPPEKACKEAVERIVKKGPERSKGLQVGFLAVNKKGEHGAYCLQKGFNYAVLSEKENNVLIDGKSYYK; this comes from the coding sequence ATGCAAGATCGCAGACATTTTTTAAAAGCAGCGGCCCTCGGTGCCGCTGCTTTGTCTTTAGACGGAGTAAAGAGTGCACATGCCGCGCCGTTTGTAAAAAAAGACAGAACGACTAAGCCTATCGTATTATCTACGTGGGATTTTGGCCGTGCCGCTAACCTGGCCGCATGGGAGATTTTGAAGAATGGTGGTCGCGCACTGGATGCAGTGGAAGCCGGTGTAAAAATACCGGAAGCTGATCCTAATAACCACACCGTAGGTTTCAGCGGTTACCCTGACCGTGATGGCCGCGTAACACTGGATGCCTGTATCATGGATGAGAAAGGCAATTGTGGCTCCGTAGCTTCCCTGGAGCACATTGTACATGCTATTTCTGTAGCACGTGCCGTGATGGAAAAAACACCGCATGTGATGCTGGTGGGTGATGGTGCCCTGCAATTCGCACTATCACAGGGTTTTAAAAAGGAAAACCTGCTCACACCCGAGTCTGAAAAGGCATGGAAAGAGTGGCTGAAAAAATCCGAGTATAAGCCCCTCATGAACATTGAAAATTCTTCTTACGGCCAGGGTAATAACCCAACTACCTTTAGCCCGCGGATGCTGCCTGGTAACCAGTATAACCACGATACCATCGGGTTAGTGGCGATCGATACAAACGGTGATCTATCCGGTGCATGTACCACCAGTGGTATGGCATACAAACTGCATGGCCGTGTGGGCGACTCCCCTATCATCGGTGCTGGTTTGTATGTAGACAATGAAATCGGCGCGGCGACTTCTACAGGTGTAGGTGAAGAAGTGATCCGCATCGTTGGTAGTCACCTGGTAGTAGAACTCATGCGTCAGGGTTATCCACCTGAAAAGGCTTGTAAAGAAGCCGTAGAGCGAATTGTGAAGAAAGGTCCTGAAAGGTCTAAAGGCCTGCAGGTAGGTTTCCTAGCAGTGAACAAAAAAGGAGAACACGGCGCTTATTGCCTGCAGAAAGGCTTCAACTATGCAGTACTTTCTGAGAAAGAAAATAACGTGCTGATTGACGGCAAAAGCTACTATAAATAA
- a CDS encoding copper homeostasis protein CutC, protein MITLEICAGSVASCIAAQEGGAKRIELCDNLLEGGTTPSYATIALAREKVNIDLYPIIRPRGGDFLYDELEFATMQKDIQLCKELGCNGVVIGLLTADGKVDVPRTKALVELAWPMGVTFHRAFDMTEDPLQALEDVISTGCERILTSGQRNTAIEGVDLLKTLVEKAAGRIAIMVGSGVRANNIATLIKETRATEFHTSAKRYNESRMVYRNPNVSMGGIPGVPEYGISQTQVDEVKKILELAK, encoded by the coding sequence ATGATTACACTTGAAATATGTGCGGGTTCAGTAGCATCCTGTATCGCGGCGCAGGAAGGTGGGGCAAAACGGATAGAACTGTGTGATAACCTGCTGGAAGGCGGTACTACACCCAGCTATGCCACCATCGCACTGGCACGTGAAAAGGTGAATATTGACCTGTATCCTATTATACGCCCACGTGGTGGTGATTTCCTGTACGATGAACTGGAATTTGCCACTATGCAGAAAGATATTCAGCTCTGTAAAGAACTGGGTTGTAATGGCGTGGTAATAGGTTTGCTCACAGCTGATGGCAAGGTAGATGTACCCCGTACAAAAGCACTGGTAGAACTGGCATGGCCCATGGGCGTGACTTTTCACAGAGCTTTCGATATGACGGAAGATCCTTTGCAGGCACTGGAAGATGTGATCAGTACGGGATGTGAGCGTATACTTACTTCCGGCCAACGGAATACTGCGATTGAAGGCGTAGACCTGCTGAAGACATTGGTCGAAAAAGCAGCGGGGCGTATTGCGATTATGGTGGGTTCCGGGGTGAGAGCGAATAATATTGCTACGCTGATTAAAGAGACGAGGGCTACAGAGTTTCATACATCTGCTAAAAGATATAATGAGAGTAGAATGGTGTACAGAAATCCAAATGTGAGTATGGGAGGTATACCGGGAGTACCGGAATATGGTATCTCTCAGACGCAGGTGGATGAGGTGAAAAAAATATTGGAATTAGCTAAATAA
- the nagB gene encoding glucosamine-6-phosphate deaminase, translating to MTLNHQEIELIDSFEQIAVDIYPTAKDGSKAVAQEIAALIKARQAANQKVVLGLATGSTPKYLYAELVRLHKEEGLSFKNVITFNLDEYYPIEPDALQSYNRFMKEQLFNHIDIPAENTHVPDGTIPKEKVKEFAAQYEAKIEAAGGIDLQILGIGTNGHIGFNEPGSAINSHTRLVTLDNSTRMANAFEFSNMSLVPRLAVTMGLSTIFKAKRVVLLAWGSHKSKIVQRSVEGHSSDQVPASLLQQHPDCKFVIDEQAAEDLTRNKEPWLTGDCEWTPKLRRKAVTNLALKLNKPILMLTDRDYNENGLNDLIVQYGSAYELNIEEFNGLRDTITGWPGGKPGAQLPSHPERSEPLKKRVLIFSPHPDDDIISMGGTFIRLHEQGHDVHVGYQTSGNIAVTDEFVLRYIDFAVGFEDMFGIDRSKSSQVLADAKAFLGSKKPSQKDTPEIRAIKGLIRRGEAKATCRYVGIPEENIHYNNLPFYETGLIEKAPASQADIDITKELIRKIKPHQIYCAGDLADPHGTHKVCLEIIFAALDQLKHEEWMKDCWVWLYKGAWQEWKINEIEMAVPMSPDQVRQKRLGIFIHQSQKDVVPFQGTDSREFWERAEDRNADTANLYDQLGLQKYAAMEAFVRYHFM from the coding sequence ATGACGCTAAATCATCAGGAAATTGAACTGATTGACAGTTTCGAACAAATAGCTGTGGATATATATCCTACCGCTAAAGACGGTTCCAAAGCAGTGGCACAGGAAATAGCAGCATTGATCAAAGCAAGACAGGCCGCTAACCAAAAGGTAGTACTAGGCCTGGCTACCGGCTCTACTCCAAAGTATCTTTATGCTGAACTTGTCCGCCTTCACAAAGAGGAGGGCCTGAGTTTCAAAAACGTGATCACTTTCAATCTGGATGAGTACTATCCAATTGAACCAGATGCTCTGCAGAGCTACAACAGGTTCATGAAGGAACAGCTGTTTAACCACATTGACATTCCTGCAGAAAACACACACGTACCAGATGGTACCATTCCAAAGGAAAAAGTGAAAGAATTCGCAGCTCAATATGAAGCAAAAATTGAAGCTGCCGGTGGTATTGACCTGCAAATTCTCGGTATTGGTACAAATGGCCATATCGGGTTCAATGAACCAGGTTCTGCTATCAACTCTCACACCCGCCTCGTAACCCTGGACAACTCAACCAGAATGGCTAACGCATTCGAGTTTTCTAATATGAGCCTGGTACCCCGTCTCGCTGTAACCATGGGCTTAAGTACCATTTTCAAAGCGAAACGTGTAGTACTGCTGGCATGGGGTTCTCATAAATCAAAAATCGTTCAGCGCTCTGTAGAAGGTCATAGCTCTGACCAGGTGCCAGCTTCCCTGCTGCAACAGCACCCTGACTGCAAATTCGTAATCGATGAGCAGGCAGCAGAAGACCTGACCCGCAACAAAGAACCATGGCTGACAGGTGACTGCGAATGGACGCCAAAACTGCGTCGTAAAGCGGTAACCAACCTCGCCCTGAAGCTGAACAAGCCAATCCTGATGTTGACTGACAGGGATTACAATGAAAACGGCTTAAACGACCTGATCGTACAATACGGTTCTGCATATGAATTGAATATCGAAGAGTTCAACGGTCTCCGTGATACCATCACCGGATGGCCAGGCGGTAAGCCAGGTGCACAATTGCCTAGCCACCCTGAACGCTCCGAGCCACTGAAAAAACGTGTGCTGATCTTCTCTCCACACCCTGATGATGACATCATCTCTATGGGTGGTACCTTCATCCGCCTGCACGAACAGGGTCATGATGTACACGTAGGTTACCAGACTTCCGGTAACATCGCTGTTACTGACGAGTTCGTACTGCGTTACATCGACTTCGCAGTAGGCTTTGAAGATATGTTCGGCATCGACCGTAGCAAGAGCTCCCAGGTACTGGCAGATGCGAAAGCATTCCTCGGTAGCAAGAAGCCTTCTCAGAAGGATACTCCTGAAATCCGTGCTATCAAAGGCCTGATCCGCCGTGGTGAAGCAAAAGCTACCTGCCGTTACGTAGGTATTCCTGAAGAAAATATCCACTACAATAACCTGCCTTTCTACGAAACAGGTCTGATTGAGAAAGCACCTGCCAGCCAGGCTGATATCGATATCACCAAAGAACTGATCCGTAAAATTAAACCACACCAGATCTACTGTGCCGGTGACCTCGCGGATCCACATGGTACACACAAGGTATGTCTGGAAATCATCTTCGCTGCGCTGGATCAGCTGAAACACGAAGAGTGGATGAAAGATTGCTGGGTATGGTTGTATAAAGGCGCATGGCAGGAATGGAAGATCAATGAGATCGAAATGGCTGTACCAATGAGCCCTGACCAGGTAAGACAAAAACGCCTGGGTATCTTTATCCACCAGAGCCAGAAGGACGTAGTGCCATTCCAGGGTACTGACAGCCGTGAGTTCTGGGAAAGAGCGGAAGATCGTAATGCGGACACAGCGAACCTGTATGATCAGTTAGGTTTACAGAAGTATGCAGCGATGGAAGCTTTTGTAAGATATCATTTTATGTAA
- a CDS encoding SAM-dependent methyltransferase — MRLVLASRSAAFLALFRAIASNRLPSQRRYLFHDPYAKYFLPPALRMVANFSALPGLNYVISKILDTRFAGALTSCLARTRLIDVMVLETIHNYGINQLIIFGAGYDCRIHRLDFNPKDQKPKVQFVEIDHPYLQDAKREVLEHLKNKPKEFIDYIPVDFSNQQLETTIPHHLFKEHYKTLLIWEGVTNSLTIPIADKLFQYFSKFTSGTRIIFIYIDEKVLTHTQSFLGTAISPKELRQQQEFWNFGMDPSKMKQFLAGYNMELLYDVDADTYRHTSFGKSADKMNGLEYYRVVMAVVK, encoded by the coding sequence ATGAGACTGGTCCTTGCCAGCAGATCCGCCGCTTTCCTGGCCCTATTCCGTGCCATCGCATCTAACAGATTACCCAGCCAACGGCGTTATCTTTTCCATGACCCGTATGCCAAATATTTTCTGCCACCCGCCCTCCGCATGGTGGCTAACTTTTCTGCTCTCCCTGGCCTCAACTACGTCATCAGCAAAATCCTCGATACCCGTTTCGCCGGCGCCCTCACCTCCTGCCTGGCCCGAACGCGGCTCATAGATGTCATGGTACTCGAAACTATCCATAACTACGGTATCAATCAACTCATTATCTTCGGCGCAGGCTACGATTGCCGCATTCACCGCCTCGATTTCAACCCCAAAGACCAGAAACCCAAAGTACAGTTTGTCGAAATCGATCATCCCTACCTTCAGGATGCCAAAAGAGAGGTACTCGAACACCTGAAAAACAAACCCAAAGAATTTATTGACTATATCCCTGTAGATTTCAGCAATCAACAGCTGGAAACCACCATCCCTCACCACCTGTTCAAAGAACATTACAAGACATTACTGATCTGGGAAGGTGTGACAAATTCACTCACAATTCCAATTGCTGATAAGCTCTTCCAATATTTCAGTAAATTTACAAGCGGCACCAGGATCATATTCATCTACATCGATGAAAAAGTCCTTACCCATACCCAATCTTTCTTAGGCACAGCGATTTCGCCCAAAGAGTTACGCCAGCAACAGGAATTCTGGAATTTTGGAATGGACCCCTCCAAAATGAAACAATTCCTTGCAGGTTATAATATGGAACTGTTGTACGACGTTGATGCTGATACCTACAGGCATACGTCCTTTGGCAAAAGCGCTGACAAAATGAATGGATTGGAATACTATCGGGTAGTAATGGCCGTTGTAAAATAA
- a CDS encoding type 1 glutamine amidotransferase encodes MHIQIFMHVPFEGPGCIIDWINSNTHEVTYTHWYNHPNPPAVTDFDFLIVMGGPMGIHDESEYPWLAAEKAIIRQAILDNKPVLGICLGAQLIAHVLGAKVYANEQREIGWYPVQFSPYSPVKVLPQEAMVFHWHGDTFDLPAGAGGFAASAATPNQAFVYKEKVIALQFHFEVTQKSLESMLQHGEEELVAAPYVQERSLILDLAEFIPENNELMYGVLDYLAGVKY; translated from the coding sequence ATGCATATACAAATCTTCATGCACGTGCCCTTTGAAGGCCCGGGATGTATTATTGACTGGATTAACTCCAATACTCACGAAGTTACCTACACACACTGGTACAACCACCCTAACCCACCGGCTGTAACTGATTTTGATTTTTTGATTGTAATGGGAGGGCCTATGGGCATTCATGATGAAAGCGAATATCCGTGGCTGGCAGCAGAAAAAGCTATTATCAGACAAGCGATTCTGGACAATAAACCTGTATTGGGTATCTGCCTGGGAGCACAGCTGATTGCACATGTATTAGGCGCAAAAGTGTATGCCAATGAACAGCGCGAAATCGGTTGGTACCCTGTGCAATTCAGCCCGTATTCTCCGGTCAAAGTTCTGCCGCAGGAAGCAATGGTGTTTCACTGGCATGGGGATACTTTTGATTTGCCAGCAGGCGCCGGTGGGTTTGCGGCTTCCGCAGCGACACCGAATCAGGCATTTGTGTATAAGGAGAAGGTGATAGCGTTGCAGTTTCATTTTGAAGTAACGCAGAAGAGCCTGGAAAGTATGTTGCAGCATGGAGAGGAGGAATTGGTGGCGGCGCCTTATGTGCAGGAGCGATCATTGATACTGGATCTGGCAGAGTTTATTCCGGAAAATAATGAGTTGATGTATGGGGTCCTGGATTATTTGGCGGGAGTTAAGTATTGA